A region from the Salminus brasiliensis chromosome 22, fSalBra1.hap2, whole genome shotgun sequence genome encodes:
- the frmpd2 gene encoding FERM and PDZ domain-containing protein 2, translated as MSTFVTLAEVLESRRAPLEEDEVWALLLGAAEALMGIFSKGPVNPCSIISPGSMLLSPSGSVAFKTCSRSEDVASFTSPEMMLARPSSSRQDVEKMVVFSLGMALYWTVDYQLAQNQPVQLSNHLNGLLLKMCEEAAHRRPELLAVLEESEQHHKNALLPPPDTVIMQLAQDVLQDPVENALGNAALLTDRSQLVRDRLRGSSSQNSTWAPKGNGSPSLSFPAETNRSCQGSNPSGASSSSDGTWLSRSPNLGRRQQLNSRPEQSFGSSLSLSERKLKDLGPEFVRMLDEPLVILELPNSIVSKKGKSCSAQRDLKVVMPNGQVILVKCDVKSRGGDVFDMIVAHSNLVEHFYFGLAYSDDNEFFFLDNETKISKVAPESWKTAPASTFLLHFRIKFFVSDITLLLHKLTRHQYYLQLRRDILEDRPLCNVGTGLVLAALALQAEFGDCMPEVYGKNYYRPEHYVSRSMLEKMALPCLKDELLRLHANNASMVAEESELEFLKAIQQLPEYGVLFHRVACEKKPLTAELVLGVCAKGVIVYEVKNNSRSASLRFHWRETANISAARRKFVIESSVSKKKHTFLMEKSRVARYLCSLCTAQHKFHKEMSSRQLSHSLASEESIVQYSSVCRAQNNISCLEGVLNNSRLNAAHQDPMSKLCDDIANRIETRIKQQRDLLEQSSATSPVFQRFAAGSQKRGSDVPSLSSGVRDTPTSPRAPEREIICVSLKKDPKLGLGIVIIGEDSTGRLDLGIFIASVVPGGPADRDGRIRPGGRLISLNQTSLEGVTFSEAAEIMQNSPDQVELIISQSKAARKPISGLAERSYESQTTLRADSRTDSRAEDGLDELVTIMMTPKAGSRLHVPDVRILNAQDDYSRSVSLISLRPEEFSVQLRKDSGNLGISIAGGLNAGLQSGGIFVKSLIPGGAADQDGRIQSGDRILEVHGTRLQGCSNQQAAECLNKTGEVVSLVLERDGSPVTIRSSPSPEPRDKLMLTPVTMTTQFRNNSCPAITMTTPFAIRPNDYSFVSEDNTLEVTLRKRLSGLGFSFLIAELDTSLDCGTVVRVKTLFPGQAAEESGLIREGDVILAVNGESLKGLSYQRVLHLLKGSTPEVKLVICRPAAGTLPPISEKIGQLTCS; from the exons ATGAGCACGTTCGTGACCCTGGCGGAGGTGCTGGAGTCACGGCGAGCCCCTCTGGAGGAGGACGAGGTGTGGGCTCTCCTGCTGGGAGCAGCAGAAGCACTGATGGGCATCTTCAGCAAAG GTCCGGTTAACCCGTGCAGTATAATCAGCCCCGGCTCCATGCTGCTCTCGCCCAGCGGCAGCGTCGCCTTCAAGACCTGCAGCCGCTCTGAGGACGTGGCTTCCTTCACTTCTCCGGAGATGATGCTGGCTCGCCCATCCTCCAGCAGGCAGGACGTGGAAAAG ATGGTGGTTTTCTCTCTGGGAATGGCGCTCTACTGGACTGTAGATTATCAGCTTGCTCAGAACCAG CCCGTCCAgctcagcaaccacctgaacGGCCTTCTGCTGAAGATGTGTGAAGAGGCAGCCCACAGACGCCCGGAGCTGCTGGCCGTGCTGGAGGAGAGTGAGCAGCACCACAAGAACGCTCTCCTCCCTCCCCCAGACACAGTCATCATGCAGCTGGCCCAGGACGTCCTGCAAGACCCA GTCGAGAACGCTCTGGGTAACGCTGCTCTGCTAACAGATCGAAGTCAGCTGGTTAGAGACAGGCTGCGAG GAAGCTCCAGTCAGAATTCCACCTGGGCTCCAAAAGGGAACGGCTCACCATCACTCAGTTTCCCAGCTGAGACGAACAG AAGCTGCCAGGGCTCCAATCCCAGCGgtgccagcagcagcagcgacgGCACGTGGCTGAGCCGCAGTCCGAACCTCGGCAGACGGCAGCAGCTTAACTCCAGACCTGAACAGTCGTTTGGCTCCTCGCTCAGCCTCAGCGAGAGGAAGCTGAAG GACTTGGGCCCAGAGTTCGTCAGAATGCTGGATGAGCCTCTGGTTATCCTGGAGCTGCCCAATTCCATTGTG tcGAAGAAAGGGAAGTCATGTTCCGCCCAAAGGGATCTGAAGGTGGTTATGCCAAATGGACAGGTCATCCTGGTCAAGTGTGATGTGAAGTCCAGAGGAGGAGATGTGTTCGACATGATCGTCGCCCACTCCAACTTGGTGGAGCACTTTTACTTCGGCCTGGCCTACAGTGACG ATAACGAGTTCTTCTTTCTCGACAACGAAACCAAAATCTCCAAAGTGGCTCCGGAAAGCTGGAAGACAGCCCCCGCCTCCACATTCCTCCTCCACTTCCGCATCAAGTTTTTCGTCAGTGACATCACTCTCCTTCT ACATAAGCTCACTCGACACCAGTACTACCTTCAGCTGAGGAGGGACATCCTGGAGGACCGGCCGCTCTGTAACGTGGGGACCGGCCTGGTGCTCGCCGCCCTGGCCCTTCAAGCGGAGTTTGGGGACTGCATGCCAGAG GTTTATGGGAAGAACTACTATCGCCCTGAGCACTACGTCTCTAGGAGCATGCTGGAGAAGATGGCCTTGCCTTGCCTGAAAGACGAGCTGCTGCGGCTGCACGCCAACAACGCCAGCATGGTCGCAGAGGAGTCTGAGCTGGAGTTCCTTAAG GCCATCCAGCAGCTTCCGGAGTACGGGGTGCTGTTCCACCGCGTGGCCTGCGAGAAGAAGCCCCTCACAGCAGAGCTGGTCCTGGGGGTCTGCGCCAAAGGCGTCATCGTGTACGAAGTTAAAAACAACTCCCGTTCCGCCAGCCTGAGGTTCCACTGGAGAGAGACTGCCAACATCTCCGCAGCC AGGCGTAAGTTTGTGATCGAGAGCAGCGTCAGTAAGAAGAAGCACACCTTCCTCATGGAGAAGTCTAGAGTCGCCCGCTACCTCTGTAGCCTCTGCACAGCTCAGCACAAGTTCCACAAGGAGATGAGCTCCCGCCAGCTCAGCCACAGCCTGGCCTCAG AGGAGAGTATTGTGCAGTATTCGTCCGTGTGCCGGGCCCAGAACAACATCTCCTGCTTGGAGGGTGTGTTGAACAATAGCAGGCTCAATGCTGCCCACCAGGACCCCATGAGCAAGCTGTGTGATGACATCGCCAACCGCATAGAGACCCGGATCAAACAGCAGAGAGACTTACTGGAGCAGTCCAG TGCCACGAGTCCAGTTTTCCAGAGGTTTGCCGCTGGATCTCAGAAGCGAGGCTCGGATGTTCCTTCTTTGTCATCGGGTGTAAGAG ATACTCCAACCAGTCCCAGAGCTCCTGAGAGGGAAATCATCTGCGTGAGTTTGAAGAAGGATCCTAAACTAGGCCTCG GTATCGTAATCATCGGAGAAGACAGCACCGGCCGTCTGGACCTGGGGATCTTCATTGCCTCTGTCGTGCCAGGAGGACCAGCGGACAGAGACGGACGCATCAGACCAG GTGGCCGCTTGATCTCTCTGAATCAGACCAGTCTGGAGGGAGTGACCTTCAGTGAAGCAGCAGAAATCATGCAGAACAGCCCCGACCAGGTGGAGCTCATCATCTCCCAGTCCAAAG CGGCGAGGAAGCCCATCAGCGGCCTGGCGGAGAGGAGCTACGAGTCTCAGACCACACTGCGGGCAGACAGCCGGACGGACAGTCGGGCAGAGGACGGGCTGGATGAGCTGGTGACGATCATGATGACGCCGAAGGCTGGGAGCAGACTGCACGTACCTGACGTGCGCATCCTCAATGctcaa gacgATTACTCCAGGTCAGTGTCTCTAATCAGTCTGAGACCAGAGGAGTTCAGTGTGCAGCTGAGGAAGGATTCTGGCAATCTGGGAATCAGCATAGCT GGTGGGCTGAACGCAGGGCTGCAGTCTGGGGGGATTTTTGTGAAGAGCCTGATTCCTGGGGGGGCAGCAGACCAAGACGGACGCATACAGTCAG ggGACAGGATTTTGGAAGTGCACGGGACCAGATTACAGGGATGCTCAAATCAGCAGGCTGCTGAGTGCCTCAACAAGACAGGGGAG GTGGTGAGTTTGGTGCTGGAGCGGGACGGCAGTCCTGTGACGATCCGAAGCTCTCCGAGTCCCGAACCCCGGGACAAACTCATGCTGACCCCCGTCACCATGACAACACAGTTCAGGAACAACAGCTGTCCGGCCATTACCATGACAACGCCCTTCGCCATTAGGCCCAACGATTACAGCTTTGTGTCTGAAG ACAACACCCTGGAGGTGACGCTGCGGAAGCGACTGAGCGGCCTGGGCTTCAGCTTCCTGATCGCTGAACTGGACACGTCTCTGGACTGCGGCACTGTGGTCCGGGTGAAGACCCTGTTTCCGGGCCAGGCAGCCGAGGAGAGCGGACTGATCCGGGAGGGAGACGTGATCCTGGCTGTTAATGGTGAATCACTGAAGGGGCTGTCCTATCAG CGCGTGCTGCATCTGCTGAAGGGTTCAACCCCAGAGGTCAAGCTGGTGATTTGTCGGCCTGCTGCAG GAACTCTGCCCCCCATATCTGAGAAAATAGGCCAACTGACCTGCAGCTGA